In the genome of Persephonella sp. KM09-Lau-8, one region contains:
- the ppsA gene encoding phosphoenolpyruvate synthase: MSDRKLVVWLNEVGIEDVELVGGKNASLGEMIKGLSPMGIKIPMGYVVTADAYRYFIEYNNLKEKITEALKGLDPNNVEDLAKRGLEIREMIKGGEFPEDLKQAIIDYYHQLSQMYNQHYVDVAVRSSATAEDLPDASFAGQQDTYLNIKGDESLLNAVRSCFASLFTDRAISYRESFGFDHFSIGLAVGIQKMVRSDLAAAGVGFSLDTESGFKDVVLITGSYGLGEMVVQGAVTPDEWLVFKPTFKQGYEAIIEKKLGKKDKKMVYGTTEDERVKVVPVPEEKQKQFCLTDEEVLKLADWIMKIEEYYSNKYNKWTPMDVEWAKDGEINEIFIVQARPETIHSRKDHSKITVYKITEPYEERMKKVLVTGIAVGDKVATGNVKLMYSLEDAKDFKPGDVLVTDMTDPDWEPIMKQAAAIVTNRGGRTCHAAIVARELGVPAVVGAGNATEVLKDGQLVTVSCAEGDTGYVYDGKIDYEVEEVDINSLPKTKTPIMMNVASPEGAFDFSFLPNAGVGLAREEFIINNYIGIHPLALIKFEEIKEKDPELAKIIEDKTFGYDNKEEYYIKKLSYGIARIAAAFYPKPVIVRFSDFKSNEYANLIGGKYFEPIEENPMIGWRGASRYYSPQFKEAFGLECKAILRVRNKMGLTNVKVMVPFCRTPEEGEKVLKVMEEFGLKKGDNGLEVYVMCELPSNVVLADQFAQHFDGFSIGSNDLTQLTLGLDRDSSLVAHLYDERNEAVKRLIAQVIKTAKQHGRKIGICGQGPSDYPDFAQFLVEQGIDTISINPDAVLKTTKAIYEIEKKLGLH; encoded by the coding sequence ATGTCCGACAGAAAATTGGTAGTCTGGCTTAATGAGGTAGGAATTGAGGATGTAGAGCTTGTCGGTGGAAAAAACGCTTCCCTTGGGGAAATGATAAAAGGATTATCCCCTATGGGAATAAAAATTCCAATGGGTTATGTAGTTACAGCAGATGCCTACAGATATTTTATTGAGTATAACAACTTGAAGGAAAAAATCACAGAAGCCTTAAAAGGACTTGACCCTAACAATGTTGAAGACCTTGCAAAAAGAGGTCTTGAAATCAGAGAAATGATTAAAGGTGGAGAATTCCCTGAAGACCTGAAACAGGCCATAATCGATTACTACCATCAACTGAGCCAGATGTATAATCAGCATTATGTTGATGTTGCTGTTCGCTCATCTGCAACAGCAGAAGATCTTCCAGATGCTTCATTTGCAGGACAGCAGGATACATACCTTAACATAAAAGGAGATGAATCTCTCCTTAACGCAGTTAGAAGCTGTTTTGCTTCACTGTTTACTGACAGAGCTATTTCTTACAGAGAATCATTTGGTTTTGACCACTTCTCTATTGGCCTTGCTGTCGGTATCCAGAAAATGGTTCGTTCTGACCTTGCTGCAGCAGGAGTGGGATTTTCACTGGATACTGAAAGTGGATTTAAAGATGTTGTCCTGATAACAGGCTCTTACGGACTTGGTGAAATGGTTGTTCAGGGGGCAGTAACCCCAGATGAATGGCTTGTATTTAAGCCAACATTTAAGCAAGGATATGAAGCTATTATAGAAAAGAAATTAGGTAAGAAAGATAAAAAGATGGTTTATGGAACAACCGAGGATGAAAGGGTAAAGGTTGTTCCTGTTCCAGAAGAAAAACAAAAGCAGTTCTGTCTTACAGATGAAGAGGTTCTTAAACTTGCAGACTGGATTATGAAGATAGAGGAGTATTACTCCAACAAATATAACAAATGGACTCCTATGGACGTTGAATGGGCAAAGGACGGAGAAATAAATGAAATATTCATTGTTCAGGCAAGACCTGAAACAATCCACTCAAGAAAAGACCACTCAAAAATAACAGTTTATAAAATAACCGAACCTTATGAAGAAAGAATGAAAAAGGTTCTGGTTACAGGGATAGCAGTAGGAGATAAAGTTGCTACAGGAAATGTAAAACTGATGTATTCTCTTGAAGATGCAAAGGATTTCAAACCAGGAGATGTTCTTGTTACAGATATGACAGACCCAGACTGGGAACCAATTATGAAACAGGCTGCAGCTATTGTAACAAATAGAGGGGGAAGAACCTGTCATGCTGCCATTGTTGCAAGGGAACTTGGAGTTCCTGCTGTTGTTGGTGCAGGTAATGCAACAGAAGTGTTAAAAGATGGCCAGCTTGTAACAGTATCCTGTGCTGAAGGGGATACTGGATATGTTTATGATGGAAAGATAGATTATGAAGTAGAAGAAGTTGATATAAACTCCCTGCCAAAAACAAAAACTCCTATTATGATGAATGTTGCTTCTCCTGAAGGAGCATTTGATTTTTCATTCCTCCCAAATGCAGGAGTTGGACTTGCAAGGGAAGAATTTATCATAAATAACTATATTGGAATTCACCCTCTTGCCCTTATTAAGTTTGAAGAAATTAAAGAGAAAGACCCAGAGCTGGCCAAAATAATAGAGGACAAAACATTTGGATACGATAATAAAGAAGAGTATTACATCAAAAAACTTTCCTATGGTATAGCCAGAATTGCAGCTGCATTTTATCCAAAACCAGTTATAGTTAGATTTTCAGACTTCAAATCAAATGAGTATGCAAACCTTATCGGTGGAAAATATTTTGAGCCTATAGAAGAAAACCCAATGATAGGATGGAGAGGTGCATCCAGATACTACTCTCCACAATTTAAAGAAGCATTTGGCCTTGAGTGTAAAGCAATTCTTAGGGTCAGAAACAAAATGGGACTTACCAACGTAAAAGTTATGGTTCCATTCTGTAGAACTCCAGAAGAAGGAGAAAAAGTCCTCAAAGTAATGGAAGAGTTCGGTCTCAAAAAAGGAGATAACGGACTGGAAGTTTATGTAATGTGTGAACTTCCATCTAACGTTGTCCTTGCAGACCAGTTTGCACAGCATTTTGATGGATTTTCAATTGGTTCAAACGACCTGACACAGCTTACCCTTGGTTTAGACAGAGATTCTTCACTTGTAGCTCATCTGTATGATGAAAGAAATGAGGCTGTTAAAAGACTGATAGCACAGGTGATAAAAACAGCAAAACAGCACGGAAGAAAAATTGGAATATGTGGACAGGGTCCATCAGACTACCCAGATTTTGCCCAATTCCTTGTTGAACAGGGAATAGATACAATATCAATAAATCCAGACGCAGTCCTGAAAACAACAAAAGCAATATATGAAATAGAAAAGAAATTAGGATTACATTAA
- a CDS encoding PBP1A family penicillin-binding protein, whose amino-acid sequence MLSKFIKYGLLFIIVLFVAGIISIGAIFYAYSRNLPNIKQLENWKPSQVTQVYAADGSLITEFFLQRRQYVSIDKIPDYVKKAFIAIEDRTFYSNPGIDVWGILRAAFTNITSGRIVAGGSTISQQLIKNLFLTPERSFRRKIKEMILAIKLNQIYPKDKILEMYLNQIYLGHGAYGVEAASQVYFGKHVWQLDICEAAVLAGLPKAPSKYDPYKNIKLAESRRNAVLQAMVEEGYLDIETAKKCSQQPIKLKTAEADEGNIHDYFTETVRLWFVNHFGSDALYKGGYKIYTTADPDLLRDMHFIVKDHLEDLQYRVGFPKLTKEEIKFMTDKYNKQDIKSFDDLKTEGVYVGIIEKIKKHTIYFKLGEINGEVKFFGSLRKARKGYPIYVRYIGNGQFEFVPYLETAAISVDPKTGAIKALVGGYDFEKSKFNRAIQAKRQPGSSFKPIVYTAAILNGYTEISIVKDEPVSIWDPQKGEEWTPRNYEKEYNGEVTVREALTRSLNAAAVNTLLEVGYNPVISLAYKMGIKTKLMKVPSLALGSIDVSPIEMATVYSTFANNGVKCEPYFIEKVIDSNGNVVYQHTPQCQKVVPEDENSIMVDLLQAVVQEGTGVRAKILGFPVAGKTGTTNDYTDAWFAGFSTKLTTVVWVGYDYKKTIGRKMTGSKVALPIWIDIMATAHTDKEVPGFTHSPNTYYLPIDLSTRAIATENCPARKILFIKGTEPMIDCEGNIIVGNLQNNNDNNFLYDIKGE is encoded by the coding sequence ATGTTGTCTAAATTTATTAAATATGGACTATTATTCATAATTGTATTATTTGTTGCAGGAATTATTTCTATAGGGGCTATTTTTTACGCATATTCAAGAAATCTCCCTAATATAAAACAACTGGAAAACTGGAAACCAAGCCAGGTAACACAGGTTTATGCGGCCGATGGTTCACTGATTACGGAATTTTTCCTTCAAAGAAGACAATATGTATCTATTGATAAAATTCCGGATTATGTCAAAAAAGCATTTATTGCAATAGAAGATAGAACATTTTACTCAAATCCGGGAATTGACGTATGGGGGATTCTAAGGGCTGCTTTTACAAATATTACCTCAGGTAGAATAGTTGCAGGGGGTAGCACAATTTCACAGCAGCTTATAAAAAATCTTTTTTTAACCCCTGAAAGAAGTTTCAGAAGAAAAATAAAGGAAATGATTCTTGCGATAAAGTTAAACCAGATATATCCAAAAGATAAAATCCTAGAGATGTATCTTAATCAGATATATCTGGGGCATGGTGCCTATGGGGTTGAAGCTGCTTCTCAGGTGTATTTTGGAAAACATGTGTGGCAGCTTGATATATGCGAAGCTGCAGTTCTGGCAGGCTTACCAAAAGCACCAAGTAAGTATGACCCATACAAAAATATAAAACTGGCAGAAAGCAGAAGAAATGCCGTTTTACAGGCTATGGTTGAAGAAGGTTATCTGGATATTGAAACTGCCAAAAAATGCTCCCAGCAACCTATAAAGCTGAAAACAGCAGAAGCAGACGAAGGAAATATACATGATTATTTCACGGAAACAGTTAGATTATGGTTTGTAAATCATTTTGGTAGTGATGCCCTTTATAAAGGCGGATACAAAATATACACAACAGCAGATCCAGATTTACTGAGAGATATGCATTTTATAGTCAAAGACCATCTTGAAGACCTGCAGTATCGTGTAGGTTTTCCAAAACTCACAAAAGAAGAAATCAAATTTATGACAGACAAATACAACAAACAGGATATTAAATCCTTTGATGATTTAAAAACAGAAGGAGTATACGTAGGAATTATAGAGAAAATAAAAAAACATACAATTTATTTCAAACTTGGAGAAATAAACGGAGAAGTTAAATTCTTTGGTTCACTTAGGAAGGCAAGAAAAGGTTATCCAATCTATGTCAGATATATTGGTAATGGTCAGTTTGAGTTTGTTCCCTATCTGGAAACAGCAGCAATATCTGTTGACCCTAAAACTGGAGCAATAAAAGCCCTTGTAGGAGGATACGATTTTGAAAAATCTAAATTTAACAGAGCGATTCAGGCAAAAAGACAGCCAGGTTCTTCATTTAAACCAATAGTTTATACAGCAGCTATTTTAAATGGATACACAGAGATTTCTATAGTTAAAGATGAACCTGTTTCCATCTGGGACCCCCAGAAAGGAGAAGAATGGACTCCAAGAAATTATGAAAAAGAATACAATGGTGAAGTTACAGTCAGAGAAGCTCTTACAAGAAGTTTAAACGCAGCGGCAGTCAATACATTACTGGAAGTTGGATATAATCCTGTAATTTCCCTGGCATACAAAATGGGAATTAAAACTAAACTTATGAAAGTTCCATCTCTGGCTCTGGGTAGTATTGATGTATCTCCTATTGAGATGGCAACAGTTTATTCAACATTTGCAAATAATGGAGTTAAATGTGAACCTTATTTTATAGAAAAAGTAATTGATTCCAATGGTAATGTTGTCTACCAGCATACACCTCAATGCCAGAAAGTAGTGCCTGAAGATGAAAACTCTATAATGGTTGATTTACTTCAGGCAGTTGTTCAGGAAGGAACAGGAGTTAGAGCCAAAATCCTTGGATTTCCTGTCGCAGGAAAAACAGGAACAACCAATGACTATACAGACGCATGGTTTGCAGGATTTTCAACAAAACTGACAACCGTAGTATGGGTAGGATACGACTACAAAAAAACTATAGGAAGAAAAATGACCGGCTCAAAGGTAGCACTGCCAATATGGATAGATATTATGGCTACAGCTCACACGGATAAAGAAGTTCCAGGATTTACACACTCTCCAAACACCTATTACCTTCCAATAGATTTGTCAACCAGAGCAATTGCTACAGAAAACTGCCCTGCCAGGAAAATTCTGTTTATTAAAGGAACAGAACCTATGATAGACTGTGAAGGTAATATAATAGTAGGTAATCTGCAAAATAACAATGACAATAACTTCCTGTATGACATAAAAGGAGAATAA
- the trpB gene encoding tryptophan synthase subunit beta: protein MKYKLPDEKGYFGEFGGKFLPETLIPALEELEREYEKIKNDGDFQRELVYYLQEYAGRPTILYFARRLTEAVGGAKIYLKREDLLHTGAHKINNTLGQVLLTKKLGKKRIIAETGAGQHGVSTATAASLFGLECVVYMGEEDAERQALNVFRMRLLGAKVEIVKAGSRTLKDAVNEALRDWVTNVKTTHYVIGSALGPHPFPVIVRDFQSVIGRETKEQIMEIEGRLPDAVVACVGGGSNAIGMFYPFIEDENVRLIGVEAAGYGLETGQHAASINGGSIGVLHGMKSYFLQNEWGQIEHTHSISAGLDYPGVGPEHAYLKESGRAEYITATDEEALEGFLLLSRAEGIIPALESSHAVIKGVEIARELGKDGIVVINLSGRGDKDVQQVKNFLDTNPDVFERLEDNLKTKYRGL, encoded by the coding sequence ATGAAATACAAGCTGCCAGACGAGAAGGGATATTTTGGAGAGTTTGGTGGAAAATTTCTACCTGAAACATTAATACCAGCCTTAGAAGAACTGGAAAGGGAATATGAAAAGATAAAAAATGATGGGGATTTCCAGAGGGAGCTTGTTTATTACCTTCAGGAATATGCTGGAAGACCCACAATCTTGTATTTTGCCCGTAGATTAACAGAAGCTGTAGGTGGTGCAAAAATATACTTAAAGAGGGAAGATCTCTTACACACAGGTGCACATAAAATTAATAATACATTAGGACAGGTTTTACTTACAAAAAAATTAGGTAAAAAAAGAATAATTGCAGAAACAGGAGCAGGTCAGCACGGAGTATCAACTGCAACGGCAGCATCCCTGTTTGGTCTTGAATGTGTTGTTTATATGGGAGAAGAAGACGCCGAAAGACAGGCTCTCAATGTTTTCCGGATGAGATTACTTGGTGCAAAGGTTGAAATTGTAAAAGCCGGAAGTAGAACACTAAAAGATGCTGTAAATGAAGCATTAAGGGACTGGGTCACCAATGTAAAAACAACCCACTATGTTATTGGCTCGGCACTGGGACCCCACCCATTTCCTGTTATAGTTAGAGATTTTCAGTCTGTTATCGGAAGGGAAACCAAAGAACAAATAATGGAGATAGAAGGAAGGCTTCCTGATGCAGTTGTCGCATGTGTAGGTGGCGGTAGCAATGCAATAGGAATGTTTTACCCATTTATAGAAGATGAAAATGTTCGTCTTATCGGTGTTGAAGCTGCCGGATATGGACTTGAAACAGGTCAGCATGCAGCAAGTATAAATGGCGGCTCAATCGGCGTGCTACACGGAATGAAAAGCTATTTCCTACAGAATGAATGGGGACAGATAGAGCACACCCATTCAATATCAGCAGGGCTCGACTATCCAGGAGTTGGACCAGAACATGCTTATCTAAAAGAATCAGGCAGAGCAGAATATATAACAGCAACTGATGAAGAAGCTCTGGAAGGATTTTTACTTTTATCAAGAGCAGAAGGAATTATCCCAGCCCTTGAAAGTTCACATGCAGTGATAAAAGGAGTAGAAATAGCAAGAGAGTTAGGAAAAGATGGAATTGTAGTTATAAACCTTTCAGGTAGAGGAGATAAAGACGTTCAACAGGTTAAAAACTTTTTAGATACAAATCCTGATGTATTTGAAAGGCTTGAAGATAATTTGAAAACAAAATACAGAGGATTATAA
- the rlmN gene encoding 23S rRNA (adenine(2503)-C(2))-methyltransferase RlmN — protein MINLKDFNYGELERWVRQQGWKKFRAKQLAKWIYNKKAGSYDEMTDLSKEIRSYLKENTKLNALELITYEESKEDGSIKFLWRLEDGHTVETVFIPEKNHYTLCVSTQVGCAVGCTFCYTTKDGLIRNLTTAEIIDQYIQSQRFVGLNRRISNVVFMGMGEPLANYDNVKKAVQIMTDDRMLGLSNRKITISSSGIIHQIKRMYEDKSFPQVRLAVSLNAADQETRAKIMPISETNTLEDLMKTLNSLPVKNGYRIMLEYVLIKDINDRPEDAHKLARLIGKNKKRYKVNLIPFNPHPGSPFERPDEERVNKFHQILWQYNIGAFVRWSKGKDISAACGQLRKKNIEGKKITFISPKSLKV, from the coding sequence ATGATAAATCTAAAAGATTTTAATTACGGTGAGCTTGAGAGATGGGTTAGACAGCAAGGCTGGAAAAAGTTTAGAGCAAAACAGCTTGCCAAATGGATTTATAACAAGAAGGCCGGTTCATATGATGAAATGACGGACCTTTCTAAAGAAATCAGAAGCTATCTCAAAGAAAATACAAAATTAAATGCCCTTGAACTTATAACCTACGAAGAATCAAAAGAAGATGGCAGTATAAAATTTTTGTGGAGATTAGAAGACGGACATACGGTAGAAACTGTTTTTATTCCTGAAAAAAATCATTATACCCTTTGTGTATCCACACAGGTTGGTTGTGCTGTAGGCTGCACCTTTTGTTATACAACAAAAGACGGCCTTATCAGAAACCTTACAACAGCAGAAATCATAGACCAGTATATACAATCCCAGAGATTTGTTGGACTGAATAGAAGAATATCAAATGTAGTTTTTATGGGAATGGGAGAGCCTCTTGCAAATTATGACAATGTGAAAAAAGCTGTCCAAATTATGACAGATGACAGAATGCTTGGTCTTTCAAACAGAAAAATAACAATATCTTCCAGTGGGATAATACATCAGATTAAAAGAATGTATGAGGACAAATCATTTCCTCAGGTGAGGCTTGCCGTATCACTAAATGCTGCAGACCAGGAAACAAGAGCCAAAATAATGCCTATTTCAGAGACAAATACCCTTGAAGACCTTATGAAAACCCTCAACTCATTACCTGTTAAAAATGGATACAGGATAATGCTGGAGTATGTTCTTATAAAAGATATAAATGACAGACCTGAAGATGCCCATAAACTTGCCAGACTAATAGGAAAAAATAAAAAAAGATACAAAGTAAATCTGATACCATTTAATCCCCACCCAGGTTCACCATTTGAAAGACCTGATGAAGAAAGAGTTAATAAATTCCATCAGATACTCTGGCAGTATAATATCGGTGCATTTGTTAGATGGAGTAAAGGAAAAGATATATCTGCTGCCTGTGGACAGCTTAGAAAGAAAAATATAGAAGGAAAAAAGATAACTTTTATATCTCCCAAAAGTTTAAAAGTATAA
- a CDS encoding glycine--tRNA ligase subunit alpha yields the protein MTFQDIIHTLEKFWTEHGCILWQPYDIEVGAGTMNPATFLRSLGPEDWNVCYVEPSRRPKDGRYGENPNRLQHYYQFQVILKPPPENPQELYLKSLEALGIDLTKHDVRFVEDDWESPTLGAWGLGWEVWLDGMEITQFTYFQQVGSLDLPVVSVEITYGLERIAMYLQNVDSVYDILWGHGLKYGDIYKEAERQWSIYNFELADVDMLFKTFDMYEKEGFKLIEHNLPIPAYDYALKCSHIFNLLDARGALSVNERARFITRVRNLARECAKAFVKHREELGYPLLKRSREV from the coding sequence ATAACTTTTCAGGATATTATACATACTTTAGAAAAATTCTGGACTGAGCATGGATGTATTTTATGGCAGCCTTATGATATAGAGGTTGGTGCAGGGACTATGAACCCTGCAACATTTCTCAGGTCACTGGGTCCAGAAGACTGGAATGTTTGCTATGTTGAGCCGTCCAGAAGACCTAAAGATGGAAGATACGGAGAAAATCCAAACAGACTTCAGCATTACTATCAGTTTCAGGTTATTTTAAAACCGCCACCGGAAAATCCACAGGAGTTATATCTAAAAAGCCTTGAAGCCCTTGGAATAGACCTTACAAAACATGATGTTCGTTTTGTTGAGGATGACTGGGAAAGTCCTACACTTGGGGCATGGGGACTGGGCTGGGAAGTATGGCTTGATGGAATGGAAATAACCCAGTTTACATATTTCCAGCAGGTTGGCAGTCTGGATTTACCTGTTGTAAGCGTAGAAATCACATACGGCCTTGAAAGGATAGCCATGTATCTCCAAAATGTCGATAGCGTTTATGATATTCTCTGGGGACATGGGCTAAAATACGGAGATATCTATAAAGAAGCAGAACGACAATGGTCTATATACAACTTTGAGCTTGCAGATGTGGATATGCTATTTAAAACATTTGATATGTATGAAAAAGAAGGTTTTAAACTTATAGAACACAATCTTCCTATACCTGCCTATGATTATGCCCTAAAATGCTCCCATATATTTAATCTTCTGGATGCAAGGGGAGCTTTATCTGTAAATGAAAGGGCAAGATTTATAACCCGTGTTAGAAATCTGGCAAGGGAATGTGCTAAAGCCTTTGTAAAACACAGAGAAGAACTTGGTTATCCACTTCTAAAAAGGAGCAGGGAAGTATAA
- the glyS gene encoding glycine--tRNA ligase subunit beta has protein sequence MKNYLLEIGTEELPPKAVNAAIKHFKEKLPELFKKFFAYDTPENIEIIGTPRRIGFILKNLNEKEPDQEKILIGPPAKVAIDNEGKYTKAALAFASKNNIPIEELQIIENEKGKYIGAKVLIQGKAVSEYITEVIPSLISSIPFPKTMKWNNTEYRFSRPIRWIVSLLDNEIVPVEIAGVKADRYTHLHRFMTQPVGRGERKEIPDPTLYTELTKLGYVLAKYEEREKSIRTQIEGFARTLDAQPIIDEELLDEVVNLTEFPVGILGDFSPEYLVLPKEVIITVCKVHQRYFNFEKDGQLIPKFLAISNTAVPDRSVVQHGYEKVLTARLEDALFFYEEDLKHNLEDFYPKLEGVQFHQKLGSMLEKVQRNGELAKLIARKISFDNIQDLERANKLSKCDLLTEMVKEFDELQGIMGMHYAEKQGEKPEVARAIYDHYLPKTSDDELPQTDIGTILALSDKLDTVLSFLSIGEKPKATADPYGIRRNAIGIVRILVEKPVDISLKEILEDIQKEAAKVKILKFAEINKEWKAIYQEEIIPEVLDFITGRFIAYMKEKGYDTDIINSVVASDTEFNFYRNYLKIESIQKLKQNPEFENIMIVFKRVGKIIPEGFVGHFEPQLLQQEEEKELYTKVKEVEEDFNKNIENKKYTEALEDLLKLKPYIDRFFDNVMVMVEDKKIRDNRLSLMELINKMFQKIADFTKITTN, from the coding sequence ATGAAAAATTATTTACTTGAGATAGGAACAGAAGAACTTCCACCAAAAGCAGTTAATGCTGCAATAAAGCATTTTAAGGAAAAACTACCAGAACTTTTTAAAAAATTTTTTGCCTATGATACACCTGAAAATATTGAAATAATTGGAACGCCCCGTAGAATAGGATTTATACTGAAAAATCTTAATGAAAAAGAGCCAGACCAGGAAAAAATTCTGATTGGCCCTCCTGCAAAGGTAGCCATTGATAATGAAGGAAAATACACAAAAGCTGCCCTTGCCTTTGCATCCAAAAACAATATTCCAATAGAAGAACTCCAGATAATAGAGAATGAAAAAGGAAAATACATAGGAGCAAAGGTTTTAATACAGGGAAAAGCTGTTTCTGAGTATATAACAGAGGTTATTCCTTCACTTATTTCATCAATTCCATTCCCTAAAACAATGAAATGGAATAACACCGAATATAGATTTTCCAGACCTATAAGATGGATTGTGTCTCTTCTTGATAATGAGATAGTCCCTGTAGAAATAGCCGGAGTAAAGGCTGACAGATATACACATCTCCACAGGTTTATGACCCAGCCTGTTGGTAGAGGGGAAAGAAAAGAGATTCCAGATCCTACCCTTTATACAGAACTAACAAAATTAGGCTATGTCCTTGCAAAATATGAAGAAAGGGAAAAATCAATAAGAACCCAGATAGAAGGTTTCGCCAGAACCTTAGATGCACAGCCTATTATAGATGAAGAACTGCTTGATGAAGTTGTGAACCTTACAGAGTTTCCAGTGGGAATTCTGGGGGATTTCTCTCCTGAATATCTTGTTCTCCCAAAAGAGGTAATAATAACAGTATGTAAAGTTCACCAGAGATACTTTAATTTTGAAAAAGATGGCCAGCTAATACCAAAATTCCTTGCCATTTCCAATACAGCAGTTCCTGACAGGTCTGTAGTTCAACATGGATATGAAAAAGTCTTAACAGCAAGACTTGAAGATGCTCTGTTTTTCTATGAAGAAGACCTAAAGCACAATCTTGAGGATTTTTATCCAAAGTTGGAAGGTGTTCAGTTTCACCAGAAACTTGGTTCAATGCTTGAAAAAGTCCAGAGAAATGGAGAATTGGCAAAGCTTATAGCAAGGAAAATCTCTTTTGATAATATTCAGGATTTAGAAAGGGCAAACAAACTTTCAAAATGTGACCTCCTTACCGAAATGGTCAAAGAGTTTGATGAACTACAGGGCATAATGGGAATGCATTATGCCGAAAAGCAGGGGGAAAAACCTGAAGTTGCAAGGGCTATATATGACCATTACCTTCCTAAAACCTCTGATGATGAACTACCACAGACAGATATAGGAACAATCCTTGCTTTATCAGATAAACTGGATACAGTGCTTTCTTTCTTATCTATCGGAGAAAAACCAAAAGCAACAGCAGACCCTTACGGTATAAGAAGGAATGCCATAGGAATTGTTAGAATACTTGTTGAGAAACCTGTTGACATTTCCTTAAAAGAAATACTTGAAGATATACAGAAAGAAGCTGCAAAAGTAAAAATACTAAAATTCGCTGAGATAAACAAAGAATGGAAAGCCATTTATCAGGAGGAGATAATTCCTGAAGTTTTAGATTTTATAACAGGAAGATTTATTGCCTATATGAAAGAGAAAGGATATGACACAGATATAATAAACTCTGTGGTTGCTTCTGATACAGAATTTAATTTTTACAGAAACTACCTCAAAATTGAAAGTATCCAGAAACTTAAACAAAACCCTGAATTTGAAAATATTATGATTGTTTTTAAAAGAGTTGGGAAAATAATCCCAGAAGGATTTGTTGGACATTTTGAACCTCAGCTTTTACAGCAAGAGGAGGAAAAAGAACTTTATACAAAAGTTAAAGAAGTAGAAGAAGATTTTAATAAAAATATTGAAAATAAAAAATATACTGAGGCTTTAGAAGATTTACTTAAACTGAAACCATACATTGACCGATTTTTTGATAACGTTATGGTTATGGTGGAAGATAAAAAAATTAGAGATAACAGACTTTCTTTAATGGAACTTATTAATAAAATGTTCCAGAAAATAGCAGACTTTACGAAAATAACAACGAATTAA